Proteins from a genomic interval of Nitrospina gracilis Nb-211:
- a CDS encoding MBL fold metallo-hydrolase codes for MKLVFLGTGTSTGVPTICCPCDVCRSDDPRNKRLRASVMVQNNGFNLLIDTSTDLRQQCLNHDIDRIHAVLYTHHHADHVHGIDELRVFNFFHKSVIPCYGNAMTLEAIQRNFNYIFNGHKPMGGGIPQLDPIVIDSNPFELGGLRILPVDITHGNMTILGYRINDLAYVTDCSGIPEESVDKLEGLDVLVLNALGFEPHPTHFCLDDALRAIDRLKPKRAILTHINHKFDHESVNKELPENVELAYDRMEVEA; via the coding sequence ATGAAACTCGTCTTTCTCGGAACGGGCACCTCCACCGGCGTGCCCACCATCTGCTGTCCCTGCGATGTCTGCCGCTCCGACGACCCGCGCAACAAACGCCTGCGCGCTTCGGTCATGGTGCAGAACAACGGCTTCAACCTGTTGATCGATACGTCCACCGATCTGCGCCAGCAGTGCCTCAACCACGACATCGACCGCATCCACGCCGTGCTCTACACGCACCATCATGCCGACCACGTGCACGGCATCGACGAACTGCGCGTGTTCAATTTCTTTCACAAAAGCGTCATCCCCTGCTACGGCAACGCCATGACGCTGGAGGCGATTCAGCGCAACTTCAACTACATCTTCAACGGCCACAAACCGATGGGCGGCGGCATCCCGCAACTCGACCCGATCGTGATCGATTCCAACCCGTTCGAACTGGGCGGCCTCCGCATCCTGCCCGTGGACATCACCCACGGCAACATGACCATTCTCGGCTACCGCATCAACGACCTCGCGTACGTCACCGACTGCTCCGGCATCCCGGAGGAAAGCGTGGACAAGCTGGAGGGGCTGGATGTGCTGGTGCTGAACGCACTCGGCTTCGAGCCGCACCCGACGCACTTCTGCCTCGACGACGCACTCAGGGCCATCGACAGGCTGAAACCGAAACGCGCCATCCTCACGCACATCAATCACAAGTTCGATCACGAATCGGTGAATAAAGAACTGCCGGAAAATGTGGAACTGGCTTACGACCGGATGGAAGTGGAGGCGTGA
- a CDS encoding cation diffusion facilitator family transporter: MKTVLVQNKLKLAIFLTSFVMVAEAVGGVLAHSLSLLSDAAHMLTDVFSLSLSWLALKIADKPVTATKTYGYHRMEIFAALLNGILLFIMALWILWEAFERFQSPLPVHTPTVMVVALLGLATNLCVMYFLKDSVGHGHHHDLNLKGAFYHVIGDTLASVAVLLGGVVMWYTQWYVLDVAIATPISLILMWGARSIIADSFHILLEGVPRGISLKDVERELTAIPAVEDIHELHVWCICSNIYALSTHALVNNSKVSQVEDTLKEIKALLKDRFNITHSTIQFEFSPCGASEALCDMKH, from the coding sequence ATGAAAACCGTCCTCGTCCAAAACAAACTGAAACTGGCCATCTTCCTGACCTCCTTCGTCATGGTGGCGGAAGCCGTGGGCGGCGTTCTGGCGCACAGCCTGTCCCTTCTGAGCGATGCCGCTCATATGCTGACGGACGTCTTTTCGCTGAGCCTCAGTTGGCTGGCCCTCAAAATCGCCGACAAACCGGTCACCGCCACCAAAACCTACGGCTACCACCGGATGGAGATCTTCGCCGCCCTGCTCAACGGAATTCTCCTGTTTATCATGGCGTTGTGGATTCTTTGGGAGGCGTTCGAGCGGTTTCAGTCGCCCCTCCCGGTGCACACGCCGACGGTCATGGTGGTCGCCCTGCTGGGCCTCGCCACCAACCTGTGCGTCATGTATTTTCTGAAGGATTCCGTCGGCCACGGGCATCACCACGACCTCAACCTGAAAGGCGCGTTTTACCATGTGATCGGCGACACCCTTGCTTCCGTGGCGGTGCTCCTGGGCGGCGTGGTGATGTGGTACACTCAATGGTACGTGCTGGACGTGGCGATCGCCACCCCGATTTCGCTCATCCTGATGTGGGGCGCGCGCTCGATCATCGCCGACTCTTTCCACATCCTGCTGGAGGGCGTGCCGCGCGGCATCTCGCTGAAAGATGTGGAGCGGGAGCTCACGGCCATCCCGGCGGTGGAGGACATCCACGAACTGCATGTGTGGTGCATCTGTTCGAATATCTATGCGCTCAGCACGCACGCACTGGTGAACAACAGCAAGGTCTCCCAGGTGGAAGACACTTTGAAGGAAATAAAGGCGCTGTTGAAGGACCGCTTCAACATCACCCATTCAACCATCCAGTTCGAGTTCAGCCCGTGCGGTGCGTCGGAAGCGTTGTGTGACATGAAACACTGA
- a CDS encoding peroxiredoxin: protein MATLVAKQAPDFTAQAVMPDGSFKEIKLSDYRGKYVILFFYPLDFTFVCPTEIIAFSDKINEFKKRNAEVLGVSIDSHFSHLAWRNTDRKKGGLGKIDYPLVADLDKNISASFDVLADGGIAFRGLFLIDKDGVVQHQLINNLPLGRNIDEAIRMLDALQHHEQHGEVCPANWSQGKDAMKPGPQESQEYFQKHG, encoded by the coding sequence ATGGCGACATTAGTTGCAAAGCAAGCCCCCGATTTTACCGCTCAGGCCGTCATGCCGGATGGGAGCTTCAAAGAGATCAAACTCTCGGACTACCGTGGAAAATATGTAATCCTCTTTTTCTACCCGCTCGACTTCACCTTCGTGTGCCCGACGGAAATCATTGCTTTCAGCGACAAGATCAACGAATTCAAAAAACGCAATGCCGAGGTGCTGGGCGTCTCTATCGACAGCCATTTTTCCCATCTCGCGTGGCGCAACACCGACCGCAAAAAGGGCGGTCTCGGCAAGATCGATTACCCGCTGGTTGCGGATCTGGATAAAAATATCAGCGCTTCTTTCGACGTGCTCGCCGACGGTGGCATCGCCTTCCGCGGCCTGTTTTTGATCGACAAGGACGGTGTGGTGCAACACCAGCTCATCAACAATCTGCCTCTCGGCCGCAACATCGACGAAGCCATCCGCATGCTCGACGCACTCCAGCATCATGAACAGCATGGCGAAGTGTGTCCGGCCAACTGGAGCCAGGGCAAGGATGCCATGAAGCCCGGCCCGCAGGAGTCGCAGGAGTATTTCCAGAAACACGGTTGA
- the surE gene encoding 5'/3'-nucleotidase SurE, producing the protein MIVLTNDDGFYAAGIQSVWRALQPLTDVIIVAPESEQSAVGHAITLASPLKALPVKNQEHGLIGYAVTGTPADCVKIAVTELLDEPPAMVISGVNHGGNVGTSIIYSGTVSAATEAATMGLPAIAVSLDSWESRDFSVATEFIRKLYPLVLEHGLPEGVSLNVNIPAVPREKIKGVAVTRQGKSRVIEKFDKRVDPRNNIYYWLAGEMTFMEVEPGTDCEMVRENYISVTPIHYDLTRHDALDRIKEWKLEF; encoded by the coding sequence ATGATTGTTCTGACCAATGACGATGGATTTTACGCCGCCGGCATCCAGTCCGTGTGGCGGGCGCTCCAGCCGCTGACCGACGTGATCATCGTAGCGCCGGAAAGCGAACAGAGCGCCGTCGGGCATGCCATCACCCTGGCCAGCCCGCTGAAAGCGCTTCCGGTGAAAAACCAGGAGCACGGCCTCATCGGCTATGCCGTCACCGGCACCCCGGCGGACTGCGTTAAGATTGCGGTGACGGAACTGCTGGACGAGCCTCCGGCCATGGTGATCTCCGGCGTCAACCACGGCGGCAACGTGGGCACCAGCATCATTTATTCCGGTACCGTTTCGGCGGCGACGGAGGCGGCGACCATGGGCCTGCCCGCCATTGCGGTGTCTTTGGATTCGTGGGAGAGCCGCGACTTCAGCGTGGCCACCGAGTTCATCCGCAAGCTTTACCCGCTGGTGCTGGAACACGGCCTGCCGGAAGGCGTGTCGTTGAACGTCAATATTCCCGCCGTGCCGCGCGAGAAGATCAAAGGCGTGGCGGTGACGCGGCAGGGCAAGTCGAGGGTTATTGAAAAATTCGACAAACGCGTGGACCCGAGAAACAACATTTATTACTGGCTGGCGGGAGAGATGACATTCATGGAAGTGGAGCCGGGCACCGATTGCGAGATGGTGCGCGAGAACTACATCAGCGTCACGCCCATTCATTACGACCTGACGCGGCACGATGCGCTGGACCGCATCAAGGAATGGAAGCTGGAGTTTTGA
- the pnp gene encoding polyribonucleotide nucleotidyltransferase, producing MQKKVETVLDGKTLSLEAGWLAKQANGSVVVRQGDTMVLVTATMAASAREGIDFFPLTVDFRERTYAAGRFPGGFLKREARPSDPETLVCRLIDRPIRPMFEDNFKNETQVVCFVISHDQENPADVAAITGASAALLISDIPFHTPVAGARVARDKEGKFLINPTLEQMAESDLNLVMAGTADAITMVEAGAQELDEATMIEALAFGHEHIKEIVKIQVELREMLGKEKAKVEVPEVNTELQDKIVAFLTPGMEKAMQIPGKQDRQDAIDQLKESMKEQFNPEADPDLEAEIKGHFKKVEKEVMRRQTLETQTRVDGRKPDEIRPITCQTGFLPRAHGSSIFTRGETQALVTTTLGTSSDEQRMDTLDFRGSKSFLLHYNFPAFCTGEVKFISGPGRREIGHGMLAERGLAPMLPSRDDFPYTIRIVSDILESNGSSSMASVCGGSLSLMDAGVPVKKAVAGIAMGLIKEQDHIAILSDITGTEDHLGDMDFKVVGTDAGITALQMDIKIDGLTKELMAQALEQARAGRLFILGEMAKALEAPRPQMSKYAPRITTITVPVDKIRDVIGPGGKVIRDIIDKTGVQIDINDSGLVTIASADEAAAEKAIGIIQNLVQDVEVGKIYMGKVKKIMDFGAFVEIFPGTDGLVHISQICDRRIKRVSDEISEGDEIVVKVIDVDRNGKVKLSRKEAMRDEAEAALH from the coding sequence ATGCAAAAGAAGGTAGAGACCGTCCTGGACGGCAAAACCCTGTCGCTGGAAGCCGGATGGCTGGCCAAGCAGGCCAACGGCTCCGTCGTCGTCCGCCAGGGCGACACCATGGTGCTGGTCACCGCAACGATGGCCGCCAGCGCCCGCGAGGGTATCGATTTTTTTCCGCTGACTGTTGATTTTCGCGAACGCACTTACGCCGCGGGACGCTTCCCCGGCGGTTTTCTGAAACGGGAGGCACGGCCTTCCGATCCCGAAACGCTGGTCTGCCGGTTGATCGACCGGCCGATCCGTCCCATGTTTGAGGACAATTTCAAAAACGAAACGCAGGTCGTTTGTTTCGTCATTTCTCACGATCAGGAAAACCCGGCAGACGTCGCCGCCATCACCGGCGCCTCCGCCGCCCTGCTCATCTCTGACATTCCCTTCCACACTCCCGTTGCCGGCGCCCGCGTCGCACGCGACAAGGAAGGCAAGTTCCTCATCAACCCGACTCTCGAACAGATGGCGGAAAGCGACCTGAACCTGGTCATGGCCGGAACGGCCGACGCCATCACCATGGTCGAAGCGGGAGCGCAGGAACTGGACGAGGCGACCATGATCGAAGCTCTGGCTTTCGGCCACGAGCACATCAAGGAAATCGTGAAAATCCAGGTCGAACTGCGCGAGATGCTGGGCAAGGAAAAAGCGAAGGTTGAGGTTCCGGAGGTCAATACCGAGCTTCAGGACAAGATCGTCGCCTTCCTGACCCCCGGCATGGAAAAAGCCATGCAGATCCCCGGCAAGCAGGACCGCCAGGATGCCATCGATCAGTTGAAGGAATCCATGAAGGAGCAGTTCAACCCGGAAGCCGATCCGGACCTGGAAGCGGAGATCAAGGGGCACTTCAAGAAAGTGGAAAAGGAAGTCATGCGTCGCCAGACTCTGGAAACGCAGACCCGGGTGGATGGACGCAAACCGGACGAAATCCGGCCCATCACCTGCCAGACGGGCTTCCTGCCCCGCGCGCACGGTTCGTCCATCTTCACCCGCGGCGAGACCCAGGCGCTGGTCACCACCACGCTCGGCACCTCGTCTGACGAACAGCGCATGGACACGCTGGACTTCCGCGGCAGTAAAAGCTTTCTGCTCCATTACAATTTCCCGGCGTTCTGCACCGGCGAGGTGAAATTCATCTCCGGTCCGGGCCGCCGCGAAATCGGCCACGGCATGCTGGCGGAACGCGGCCTCGCGCCGATGCTCCCCAGCCGTGACGACTTCCCCTACACCATCCGCATCGTCTCCGACATCCTGGAATCCAACGGATCGTCCTCGATGGCCTCGGTGTGCGGCGGCAGTCTGTCGCTCATGGACGCGGGCGTGCCGGTGAAAAAAGCGGTAGCGGGCATCGCCATGGGCCTCATCAAGGAGCAGGACCACATCGCCATTCTGTCGGACATCACCGGCACCGAAGATCATCTCGGTGACATGGACTTCAAGGTTGTCGGCACCGATGCCGGCATCACCGCCCTGCAGATGGACATCAAGATCGACGGGTTGACCAAGGAGCTGATGGCACAGGCACTGGAACAGGCCCGCGCCGGACGCCTGTTCATCCTGGGCGAGATGGCCAAGGCGCTGGAAGCACCGCGCCCGCAGATGTCCAAGTACGCGCCGCGCATCACCACCATAACGGTTCCGGTGGACAAGATCCGCGACGTCATCGGCCCGGGCGGCAAGGTGATCCGCGACATCATCGACAAAACCGGTGTCCAGATCGACATCAACGACAGCGGTCTGGTGACCATCGCCTCGGCGGACGAAGCCGCCGCGGAAAAGGCGATCGGCATCATCCAGAACCTCGTGCAGGACGTCGAGGTCGGCAAGATTTACATGGGCAAGGTGAAGAAGATCATGGACTTCGGCGCCTTCGTCGAAATCTTCCCCGGCACCGACGGGTTGGTTCACATCTCGCAAATCTGCGACCGCCGCATCAAGCGCGTCAGCGATGAAATCTCCGAAGGAGACGAAATCGTGGTCAAGGTGATCGACGTGGACCGCAACGGCAAAGTCAAGCTGAGCCGCAAAGAGGCCATGCGCGACGAAGCCGAAGCCGCTCTGCACTGA
- the rpsO gene encoding 30S ribosomal protein S15: MALTKEKKQNIIEKYKVTEQDTGSSEVQIALLTERLNYLNDHFKTHGKDHHSRRGLIRIVNRRRKLLDYLKREDLERYQKIIQDLGIRR, encoded by the coding sequence ATGGCATTAACGAAGGAGAAGAAACAAAACATTATTGAGAAGTACAAGGTAACCGAGCAGGATACCGGGTCTTCCGAGGTGCAGATCGCACTCTTGACCGAGCGCCTGAACTACCTGAACGACCATTTCAAAACCCACGGCAAAGATCATCATTCCCGCCGGGGTTTGATCCGTATCGTCAACAGGCGGCGCAAACTTTTGGACTATTTGAAACGGGAAGACCTGGAACGATACCAGAAGATCATTCAGGATCTGGGTATCCGACGCTAA